In one window of Candidatus Fonsibacter ubiquis DNA:
- the rph gene encoding ribonuclease PH gives MRKDNRDNLSLRKIEIIPNFIKNSEGSCLVRFGETQVVCTASVDTKVPRWLVGSGKGWVTAEYGMLPRSTHERMRREAAVGKIGGRTSEIQRLIGRSLRAVVNLGLLNEKLITIDCDVLTADGGTRTAAITGGFVALKLCIDHLLRQKDIKTNPIQQYIAAISCGIVDSKILLDLNYEEDSKAEIDANFVITENMQLVEIQATGERKTFSDEDLNEMLRISKNGIKEIIQQQKSCFGK, from the coding sequence AGAAAAATTGAGATAATTCCAAATTTTATTAAAAATTCTGAAGGTTCTTGCCTTGTAAGATTTGGCGAAACCCAAGTGGTTTGTACCGCTTCAGTGGATACAAAAGTTCCAAGATGGCTTGTTGGTTCTGGAAAAGGGTGGGTTACAGCAGAATATGGAATGTTGCCAAGATCAACCCATGAGAGGATGAGAAGGGAAGCAGCAGTTGGCAAAATTGGGGGTAGAACATCTGAAATTCAAAGATTAATTGGACGGTCGTTAAGAGCAGTTGTTAATTTAGGATTGTTAAATGAAAAATTAATTACCATTGATTGTGATGTTTTAACTGCAGATGGTGGAACAAGAACAGCTGCTATCACGGGTGGTTTTGTTGCATTAAAATTATGTATTGATCACTTGCTTAGACAAAAGGACATTAAAACAAATCCAATACAGCAATATATTGCAGCTATAAGCTGCGGAATAGTAGATAGTAAAATTCTATTAGATTTAAATTATGAAGAGGATAGTAAGGCAGAAATTGATGCAAATTTTGTTATAACAGAAAATATGCAGCTTGTTGAAATTCAGGCAACAGGAGAGAGAAAAACATTTTCAGATGAAGATTTAAATGAAATGCTGAGAATTTCAAAAAATGGAATTAAAGAAATAATACAACAGCAAAAGTCTTGTTTTGGAAAATAA
- the rdgB gene encoding RdgB/HAM1 family non-canonical purine NTP pyrophosphatase translates to MENKLSSLKNIKSLLIATNNKGKLLEIKKLLPKHITFYSPKDFNLLEPIENAKTFEGNAVIKAKYCAQKSKLVSLSDDSGLEISSLSGEPGVYSARWAGKNKNFKIAIKKVYIKIKKKNNLKKLNAARFYCSLAIAFPNGNYKTFSGTVSGKISTRPRGNNGFGYDPIFIPKGYKKTFGEMKADFKDKISHRYKAFSKIKKYFKY, encoded by the coding sequence TTGGAAAATAAGTTAAGTAGTTTAAAAAATATTAAATCTTTGTTGATAGCAACCAACAACAAAGGAAAACTCTTAGAAATAAAAAAATTATTACCAAAGCATATTACTTTTTATAGTCCCAAAGATTTTAATCTTTTGGAACCAATTGAGAATGCAAAAACATTTGAAGGAAATGCAGTAATAAAAGCAAAATATTGTGCACAAAAATCTAAATTAGTATCTTTATCTGATGATTCTGGACTTGAAATCTCAAGTTTAAGTGGAGAACCTGGAGTGTACTCAGCCCGTTGGGCAGGCAAAAATAAAAATTTTAAAATAGCTATTAAAAAAGTTTATATAAAAATAAAGAAAAAAAACAATTTAAAGAAATTAAACGCTGCTCGGTTTTATTGTTCCCTAGCTATCGCTTTTCCAAATGGAAATTATAAAACTTTTAGTGGGACTGTTAGTGGCAAAATTTCAACTAGACCTAGGGGAAATAACGGATTTGGTTATGATCCTATATTTATTCCAAAGGGATATAAAAAAACTTTTGGGGAGATGAAGGCTGATTTTAAAGATAAAATCAGTCATCGTTATAAAGCATTTAGTAAAATAAAAAAATATTTTAAATATTAA
- the rsmI gene encoding 16S rRNA (cytidine(1402)-2'-O)-methyltransferase, which yields MENIKFIDQNLEKGLYLVSTPIGNLADITIRALNILKKSDIILCEDKRVSKKLLDYYDIKVQLFSYHKFNEKESVEKILEIFKKNKIVSLISDAGTPLISDPGKILINEIEKNNIKIISIPGPSAVTAAFSLAGYSDDYYFYGFLPKKLGERKKVYEQFSNLESSIIIFLPARDLVSIIKEMKEFLGDRQITIAKEITKIHENIIKGNLDNILDKIKTVVLKGEVTIVLSSEANKNKDQNIDINKEILDLSKKMKTADLAKYLAKKFKFSKKEIYQKILIFNKK from the coding sequence ATGGAAAATATTAAGTTTATTGATCAGAATTTAGAAAAGGGTCTTTACTTGGTCTCAACGCCTATTGGAAATTTAGCTGATATTACCATTCGTGCGTTAAATATTTTAAAAAAATCAGACATTATTTTATGTGAAGACAAAAGAGTTTCAAAAAAATTATTAGATTATTATGATATTAAAGTTCAATTATTTTCATATCATAAATTTAATGAAAAAGAGTCTGTTGAAAAAATATTAGAAATTTTTAAAAAAAATAAAATAGTATCACTTATTAGTGATGCAGGCACTCCTTTAATATCTGATCCTGGAAAAATATTAATTAACGAGATTGAAAAAAATAATATAAAAATTATTTCAATTCCTGGACCATCCGCTGTCACTGCCGCTTTTAGTTTGGCAGGTTATAGTGATGATTATTATTTTTATGGATTCTTACCTAAAAAATTGGGAGAGAGAAAAAAAGTCTATGAACAATTTTCAAATTTAGAAAGTTCTATAATTATTTTCTTGCCAGCCAGAGATTTAGTTTCAATTATTAAAGAAATGAAAGAATTTCTTGGGGATAGGCAGATTACAATTGCTAAAGAAATTACAAAAATTCATGAAAATATTATAAAAGGAAACTTGGATAATATTTTAGATAAAATTAAAACTGTTGTTCTAAAAGGTGAGGTGACAATAGTATTGTCATCTGAGGCGAATAAAAATAAAGATCAAAATATTGATATTAATAAAGAAATTTTAGATTTATCAAAAAAAATGAAAACTGCAGATCTTGCTAAATATTTAGCTAAAAAATTTAAATTTTCTAAAAAAGAAATTTATCAAAAAATTTTAATTTTCAATAAAAAATAA
- a CDS encoding BON domain-containing protein translates to MKFLKVIFISLFLTSCIGNLTSTVFGIGVNINLDPRSPGLYLDDKLAETLIMKKIIQNNYKQIFLNVKVIDGTALLSGRVENAEDKLKLTKFAWETAGIKAVRNDIVIADETSFKQRAKDILISSQLSAALLINKKINSRNYNLETINGKIYIYGMARTTAEMEEVIKEAKLIPDVVEVVPSIILADNLSRKNYL, encoded by the coding sequence ATGAAATTTTTAAAAGTCATTTTTATATCTCTATTTTTAACTTCTTGTATTGGAAATTTAACATCAACTGTTTTTGGAATTGGCGTTAATATAAATTTAGATCCACGTTCACCCGGATTATATTTAGATGACAAGTTAGCAGAGACTTTAATTATGAAAAAAATAATTCAAAATAACTACAAACAAATTTTCCTAAACGTAAAAGTTATTGATGGGACAGCTTTATTAAGTGGTCGAGTTGAAAATGCTGAAGATAAATTAAAACTTACAAAATTTGCTTGGGAAACTGCAGGAATTAAAGCAGTGAGAAACGATATTGTGATCGCAGATGAGACTTCTTTTAAACAAAGAGCAAAAGATATTTTAATATCATCACAACTTAGTGCTGCTTTACTAATTAATAAAAAAATTAATTCTCGAAATTATAATTTAGAGACAATTAATGGAAAAATTTATATTTATGGAATGGCGAGAACTACAGCTGAAATGGAAGAGGTTATTAAAGAAGCTAAATTAATTCCGGATGTTGTAGAAGTTGTTCCAAGCATTATTCTTGCTGATAATTTATCTAGAAAAAATTATCTTTAA
- a CDS encoding NADP-dependent malic enzyme, which yields MEKFTEKEALDYHSQGKPGKIEIIASKPMSTQRDLALAYSPGVAVPVEAIAKDPSKAYDYTSKGNTVAVISNGSAILGLGNLGALASKPVMEGKAVLFKRFADIDSIDIEVDSQNADEIINCIAKIGNSFGGINLEDIASPDCFIIEQELKNKLKIPVFHDDQHGTAIITVAGILNALEIVKKSIKKVRIVANGAGAAGISCISLLKAMGLPDENVVMLDRDGVIYKGRPKVDQFKSTHAVDTKLRTLEEAMKGADIFLGLSAKNVVTPAMVKSMAKDPIIFACANPDPEILPELIEQTRSDAIIATGRSDYPNQVNNVLGFPYIFRGALDCRAKTINEEMKIAAAKAIADLAKEDVPDEVVAAYGGERPKFGKNYIIPSPFDPRLIRNVSAAVAEAAMKSGVAQKKIEDFSAYKDSLAARLDPSVGFLQNIYAQVRKKQKRVIFAEGEEESMLRAAIDFKNNGLGTPVLIGSSEKIAQQLKDLGLTLDKSIEIHNSKDEKQRERYTNHIYKRLQRKGFLKRDCDRLIRTNRIVFGSCMVDLGDADAMVTGVTRTFSDTLENIKYVVDERPGEIIFGLTIAVTKKGTVFIADTNVHEYPTAENLADIAISSARVAKILGFTPRIAFLAHSTFGKPMSERSIHLREARDILENRKVDFEFEGEMQPDVALNQKFKTIYPFSKLSAPANILIMPAIHSAAISTKLLKELGGCTLIGPLLIGLNKPIEIATLRSKVSDIFNMAAIAAFSSDVINYKKN from the coding sequence ATGGAAAAGTTTACAGAAAAAGAAGCCCTAGATTATCATAGTCAGGGCAAGCCTGGAAAAATTGAAATTATCGCAAGTAAACCAATGTCTACCCAAAGAGACTTAGCACTTGCCTATTCTCCAGGTGTTGCCGTGCCCGTTGAGGCAATCGCAAAAGATCCATCTAAAGCTTACGACTACACCAGTAAAGGAAATACTGTTGCAGTAATATCAAATGGATCTGCAATTCTAGGGCTTGGAAATTTAGGTGCCCTTGCTTCAAAACCAGTAATGGAGGGAAAAGCTGTTTTATTTAAAAGATTTGCTGATATTGATTCAATTGATATCGAAGTTGATTCACAAAATGCAGATGAAATTATTAACTGTATTGCAAAAATTGGAAATAGTTTTGGAGGTATTAACTTAGAAGACATTGCATCTCCAGACTGTTTTATTATTGAACAAGAATTAAAAAATAAATTAAAAATTCCAGTATTTCACGATGACCAGCATGGAACTGCGATTATTACAGTAGCTGGAATTTTAAATGCATTAGAAATTGTAAAAAAATCAATAAAAAAAGTAAGAATTGTTGCAAATGGTGCAGGCGCTGCAGGCATTTCATGTATTTCATTGTTAAAGGCAATGGGCCTACCTGATGAAAATGTGGTCATGCTAGATAGAGATGGAGTTATCTACAAAGGCCGACCTAAAGTAGATCAATTTAAATCAACCCATGCCGTAGATACAAAACTTAGAACTTTAGAAGAGGCTATGAAAGGAGCGGATATATTTTTAGGTTTATCTGCAAAAAATGTAGTAACTCCAGCTATGGTAAAATCCATGGCAAAAGATCCAATTATTTTTGCCTGCGCAAATCCAGATCCTGAAATTCTTCCTGAATTAATCGAACAAACAAGAAGTGATGCAATTATTGCAACCGGAAGATCTGATTATCCAAACCAAGTAAATAATGTTTTAGGTTTTCCTTACATCTTTAGAGGAGCCCTAGATTGTAGAGCAAAAACAATTAATGAAGAGATGAAAATTGCAGCTGCAAAAGCCATAGCAGATCTTGCAAAAGAGGATGTTCCGGATGAAGTGGTTGCGGCATATGGTGGTGAACGACCAAAATTTGGAAAAAATTATATTATTCCATCTCCCTTTGATCCAAGATTAATTAGAAATGTCTCTGCAGCAGTTGCTGAAGCTGCTATGAAGAGTGGCGTTGCTCAAAAAAAGATTGAAGATTTCTCAGCTTATAAGGATAGTCTTGCTGCAAGATTAGATCCTTCCGTTGGTTTTTTACAAAATATCTATGCCCAAGTTAGAAAAAAACAAAAAAGAGTTATTTTTGCTGAAGGTGAAGAAGAGTCTATGTTAAGAGCTGCAATTGATTTTAAAAATAATGGTTTAGGTACACCAGTTTTAATTGGTAGTTCAGAAAAAATTGCACAACAACTTAAGGATCTTGGATTAACCTTAGATAAATCCATTGAAATTCACAATTCTAAAGATGAAAAACAAAGAGAAAGATATACCAATCATATTTATAAAAGATTACAAAGAAAAGGTTTTTTAAAAAGAGATTGCGACCGACTAATTAGAACTAATAGGATTGTTTTTGGATCTTGCATGGTTGATCTTGGTGATGCAGATGCAATGGTCACGGGTGTGACAAGAACTTTTAGCGATACTTTAGAAAATATTAAATATGTGGTTGATGAAAGACCTGGTGAAATTATTTTTGGTCTCACCATTGCTGTTACAAAAAAAGGAACTGTTTTTATTGCAGACACCAATGTTCATGAATATCCAACTGCAGAAAATTTAGCAGATATAGCAATCTCATCTGCTCGAGTTGCAAAAATTTTAGGCTTTACACCAAGAATTGCATTTTTGGCCCATTCAACATTTGGAAAACCCATGTCTGAAAGAAGCATTCACTTAAGAGAAGCAAGAGATATATTAGAAAATAGAAAAGTTGATTTTGAGTTTGAAGGTGAAATGCAACCAGATGTAGCTTTAAATCAAAAATTTAAAACTATTTATCCATTTTCAAAATTATCAGCTCCAGCAAACATTCTAATTATGCCAGCAATTCATAGTGCTGCAATTTCTACAAAGTTACTTAAAGAGCTTGGCGGCTGCACATTGATTGGTCCATTATTGATTGGGTTAAATAAACCAATTGAGATTGCAACGTTAAGATCAAAAGTTTCTGATATTTTCAATATGGCAGCCATCGCTGCTTTTTCATCGGACGTTATTAATTATAAGAAAAATTAA
- the murJ gene encoding murein biosynthesis integral membrane protein MurJ, which yields MNILKNISYFGFSTFLSRILGYLRDTLIAVFLGTSAVADALFVAFRIPNTFRSLFAEGSFNSAFIPAYAKKKGGKKNYFANQILNLLVIFILFIIFIIEIFAVEFLFLISPGFKDIDGKFDLAVDLSRITFPFLLFISISSFLSAILNSNGKFLITAAAPIILNILLILSLVLFHDSHIEIAYASSYALTLAGIIQVIFLFFFAKKYFKLNFSFIININKQVKSFFCKLLPSVFASGVNQINILIGTIIASFESGAVSYLYYADRIYQLPLALTGIAIATVILPSLSKEVFRSKLTKVNFIQNRSLELCLFLSLPATIGIFLAAKQIISALYGYGFFDSESVVNTSSALLLFGIGLPAFALIKIYSSFYFARGNTKFPFYLSLFSVILNVSISLTLFKNYGFLIIPLATSISAWLTVLVYQFNLIKSGNHSFDKLFIIRFIKSILCTALMGLILSFLLNFFSIELESKSAIKAIILISVVLFSAFVYFLTAYFLKAFRIKDLKV from the coding sequence ATGAATATTTTAAAGAATATCTCTTATTTTGGTTTTTCGACTTTTTTAAGTAGAATTCTTGGTTATTTGAGAGATACGTTAATTGCAGTCTTTCTTGGAACCTCTGCTGTTGCAGATGCCCTCTTTGTTGCTTTTAGAATACCAAACACGTTTAGATCTTTATTTGCAGAGGGATCTTTTAATTCTGCATTTATTCCAGCTTATGCAAAGAAAAAGGGAGGTAAAAAAAATTATTTTGCAAACCAAATATTAAATTTATTAGTAATTTTTATTCTTTTTATAATTTTTATTATCGAAATTTTTGCAGTAGAATTTTTATTTCTAATTTCACCTGGCTTTAAAGATATTGATGGAAAATTTGATCTTGCAGTAGACCTTAGTAGAATTACATTTCCTTTTTTACTGTTTATATCTATTTCATCTTTTTTATCTGCGATTTTAAATTCTAATGGAAAATTTTTAATCACTGCTGCAGCACCTATTATATTAAATATTTTATTAATATTATCCTTAGTTCTTTTTCATGATTCTCACATAGAAATAGCCTACGCTTCATCCTATGCCTTAACTCTTGCCGGAATTATTCAGGTTATTTTTTTATTTTTTTTTGCAAAAAAATATTTCAAACTTAACTTTAGTTTTATTATTAATATTAATAAACAAGTTAAATCTTTTTTTTGTAAACTATTACCCAGTGTTTTTGCCTCAGGGGTAAACCAAATAAACATATTAATAGGAACTATTATTGCTTCATTTGAAAGCGGAGCAGTCTCTTATTTATATTATGCAGATAGAATTTATCAGCTTCCCTTAGCTTTAACCGGTATTGCGATTGCAACAGTTATTTTACCAAGTTTATCAAAAGAAGTTTTCAGATCTAAGTTAACAAAGGTAAATTTTATACAAAATCGTTCTTTAGAATTATGTTTATTTTTGTCACTACCCGCGACAATTGGAATTTTCCTTGCTGCAAAACAAATTATATCTGCTTTATATGGCTATGGTTTTTTTGACAGTGAAAGCGTTGTTAATACCTCATCGGCTTTATTATTATTTGGAATTGGACTACCTGCATTTGCTTTAATTAAAATATATTCTAGCTTTTATTTTGCACGTGGTAATACCAAGTTTCCATTTTACTTGTCTTTATTTTCAGTAATTCTTAACGTTTCAATTAGTCTTACATTATTTAAAAATTATGGTTTTTTAATTATTCCATTAGCAACAAGTATTTCAGCTTGGCTAACGGTTTTAGTTTATCAATTTAATCTTATCAAATCTGGAAACCATTCCTTTGATAAATTATTTATAATAAGATTTATAAAATCAATTCTCTGTACCGCACTTATGGGGCTAATTCTTTCATTCTTATTAAATTTTTTTTCAATTGAATTAGAATCAAAGTCAGCAATAAAAGCTATTATTTTAATATCTGTAGTTTTATTCTCGGCTTTTGTGTACTTTTTAACTGCCTATTTTTTAAAAGCATTTCGTATTAAAGATTTAAAAGTTTAA
- the trpS gene encoding tryptophan--tRNA ligase, whose protein sequence is MIKNRILSGVQPTGNLHLGNYLGAIKNFVKLQRDYECYFMLADLHSITVFQDPKQLRENIIETAAVFLACGLDPKKNVIFCQSSVTGHSELAWIFNCVARIGWLNRMTQFKEKAGSNKEKASVGLYSYPTLMAADILLYKATHVPVGEDQKQHLELCRDIAMKFNNDFNCKDFFTLPEPIITKEVARIMSLKDGTKKMSKSDEAEASRINLTDSADDIVQKIKKAKTDNDLIPDTEFKLVDRPEARNLINIFSILNGSTIEKTLKELSGKNFSELKNKLSDVLIKEIVPIGKKIKEFKKDTEAIKRILKIGSEKANIESQKTIKEVHKIIGLSLS, encoded by the coding sequence ATGATTAAAAATAGAATTTTGTCAGGAGTCCAGCCAACAGGAAACCTCCATCTTGGTAACTATTTAGGAGCTATTAAAAATTTTGTAAAATTACAAAGGGATTACGAGTGTTATTTTATGTTGGCTGATCTTCACTCAATTACTGTATTTCAAGACCCAAAACAATTAAGGGAAAACATAATCGAAACTGCAGCTGTTTTTCTTGCCTGCGGATTAGATCCAAAAAAAAATGTTATTTTTTGTCAGTCGAGTGTCACTGGGCATTCAGAATTAGCCTGGATATTTAATTGTGTTGCACGAATTGGTTGGCTGAACCGAATGACTCAATTTAAGGAAAAAGCAGGGTCGAATAAAGAAAAAGCAAGCGTTGGTCTTTATTCTTATCCAACTTTAATGGCAGCAGATATTTTACTTTATAAAGCAACTCATGTGCCCGTGGGTGAAGATCAAAAGCAACATCTTGAATTGTGTAGAGATATTGCAATGAAATTTAATAACGATTTTAATTGTAAAGATTTTTTTACATTACCGGAGCCAATTATTACAAAAGAAGTTGCAAGAATTATGAGTTTAAAAGATGGAACTAAAAAAATGAGCAAATCTGATGAGGCAGAGGCTTCAAGAATTAATTTAACAGATTCTGCAGATGATATTGTGCAAAAAATTAAAAAAGCAAAAACTGATAATGATTTAATTCCTGACACAGAATTTAAATTAGTAGACCGACCAGAGGCTAGAAATTTAATTAATATCTTTTCAATCTTGAATGGTAGTACAATTGAAAAAACATTAAAGGAATTAAGTGGTAAAAATTTTTCTGAATTAAAAAATAAACTTAGTGATGTTTTAATTAAAGAAATTGTTCCAATTGGAAAAAAGATAAAAGAATTTAAAAAAGATACAGAAGCAATAAAAAGAATATTAAAAATTGGTAGCGAGAAAGCAAACATTGAGTCTCAAAAAACTATAAAAGAAGTACATAAAATTATTGGATTATCTTTAAGTTAA
- a CDS encoding universal stress protein — protein sequence MRKNYLVIIDESDELKNAIYFAAKRSAVNNADLIMLYVVRPAVNTEWASVGNLIEQEETSEGKKISRLWSAVVEEKFKIKPKIIIKMGDKVDEIIKFLKEDKTIRSLVLASSIENDNPGPIIKSLSKKMNDLPVPLVIIPGLISEKELDNLI from the coding sequence ATGAGAAAAAATTACTTAGTTATTATTGACGAGAGTGATGAGTTAAAGAATGCAATTTATTTTGCGGCAAAAAGATCAGCAGTTAATAATGCTGATCTTATAATGCTTTATGTTGTTAGACCTGCTGTTAATACTGAATGGGCATCTGTTGGCAATCTTATTGAACAAGAAGAAACAAGTGAGGGAAAGAAAATTAGTAGACTTTGGTCTGCTGTGGTTGAGGAAAAATTTAAGATTAAACCGAAGATTATTATTAAAATGGGAGATAAAGTGGATGAAATAATTAAATTCCTCAAAGAGGATAAGACTATTCGATCCCTTGTGTTAGCCTCTTCTATTGAAAATGATAACCCGGGTCCTATTATTAAATCTTTATCAAAAAAGATGAATGATTTACCCGTGCCTTTAGTGATAATTCCAGGTCTTATCTCCGAAAAAGAACTTGATAATTTAATATAA